The DNA sequence cccccaaaaacccaaaaaaaccctgaaaatccccaaattcccccaaatcccctcaatGTCTGGGATACCCCAAAGATCCCAAAATTCCCGAAATTCCCGATTTTCCCAAAACCCCcggaattcaccccaaaatcccccactGCAGAGTATGGGCGCTTCGAGgccaaaataccccaaaaaccccaaaatatcccaaaaatcccaaactcccccaaatcccccaaacccctccttgATCCCAATGATCCTGAAATTCCCgattttcccaaaatccccggaattcaccccaaacccccctgcaGAGTACGGGCGCTTCGAGgccaaaataccccaaaacccctaaaattcccccaaaatcccaaaaatccctcaaacccccaaattcccccaaatcccctcaatGTCCTGGATACCCCAAAGATCCCAAAATTCCCGAAATTCCCgattttcccaaaatccctggaattccccccaaaccccacagagtACGGGCGCTTCGAGGCCAAGATCCACGACCTgcgggagcagctcctgagcagcagcctcGGCTCCGGCAGCGCCTCCCTGCGCAGCGACCCCAAGCGCGGCTTCTACGTCCggtggggacacctggggacatttggggacatcggggacatttggggtttttgggattttttgggattttttgggatttttttttgcgattttttggggattttttagtgaatttttgtggttttctgtgatttttggaggggtttttcaGATTTGGGATcttggggacatctgggggacacctggggacacctggggacatttggggacatcggggacatttGGGGGATTtgtgttttttgggatttttttgggttttttggtgattttttgtggttttttgtgatttttggaGGGCATTTGGAGGGGTTTTTCAGATTTGGGAtcttggggacatttggggacacctggagacacctggggacatcggggacatttggggacatcggggacatccgagggatttgggggatttggggttttttgggattttttgaggaatttttggcCGTTCTTGGAGGCGTTTTTGAGATTTGGGAGGTTTGAGAGGtcttggggacatttggggacactgCGAGCACTGGGCTCTACTGGGACGAACTGGGTTTTACTGGTTTATAttgggatgaactgggatgacCCCGGAGAGGTGACAAGGGTGACAATGCCACTACAGGGTGTGACAAGGCCAAGGACGTGAGGAGGAACGGGGACACTGCGAGCACTGGGCTgtactgggatgaactgggatgaactggttcatactgggacaaactgggatgagctgggggACACTGAGGGTGACCCCGGGGaggtgacagaggtgacagAAGTGACAATGCCACCGCAGGGCCCTCTGACTACGACAAGGCCAAGGACATGGGGAGGGAATGGGGAcaccaggagctctgggctgtactgggatgaactgggacgAACTGGGATGAGCCGGGGGACACTGAGGGTGACCCTGGGGAGCCCGGGGAGGTGACAAAGGTGACAAAGGTGACAGAGGTGACGAtggccctgcagggccctgTTTGACTACGACAAGGCCAAGGACGTGAGGGGGAATGAGGACATTAAAGGAcaccaggagctctgggctgaactgggatgagctgggatgAGCCGGGGGGCACTGAGGGTGACCCCGGGGaggtgacagaggtgacagagGTGACAATGGCCCCGCAGGGCCCTGTTTGACTACGACAAGGCCAAGGACGTGAGGGGGAATGAGGACATTAAAGGAcaccaggagctctgggctgtactgggatgaactgggatgaactgggatgaactgggatgaactgggatgagCCGGGGGGCACTGAGGGTGACCCCGGGGAGGTGACAAAGGTGACAGAGGTGACGATGGCCCCGCAGGGCGCTGTTTGACTACGACAAGGCCAAGGACGTGAGGGGGAATGAGGACATTAAAGGAcaccaggagctctgggctgtactgggatgtactgggatgaactgggatgaactgggatgagCCGGGGGGCACTGAGGGTGACCCCGGGGAGGTGACAAAGGTGACAGAGGTGACGATGGCCCCGCAGGGCGCTGTTTGACTACGACAAGGCCAAGGACGTGGGGAGGGAATGGGTAcaccaggagctctgggctgtactgggatgaactggttcatactgggatgagctgggggGCACTGAGGGTGACCCCGGGGaggtgacagaggtgacagagGTGACGATGGCCCCGCAGGGCGCTGTTTGACTACGACAAGGCCAAGGACGTGGGGTTCCTGAGCCAGGCGCTCAGCTTCCGCTTCGGGGACGTGCTGCACGTGCTCGACGCCTCCGACGAGGAGTGGTGGCAGGCGCGGCTGGTGCTgcccccccagcagccccccgACATCGGCTTCGTGCCCAGCAAGCGCCGGTGAGCCGCCGGGGGCCGCTGGGTTgtactgggagctgctggtttgtactggtttatactgggagccactggtttgtactgggagtcactgggagCGAGTTTTGTTGTGCTACAATGGGTTCTaatggcactgggagggactgggagggactgggagggggtttaggagcactgggaggggactgggacTCACTGGAATGGGCCtggaggcactgggagccactggtttatactgggagtcactgggagTGAGTTTTGTTGAGTTGCAATGGGTTCAaatggcactgggagggactgggagggactgggagggggtTTGAGGGGACTGGGACTCACTGGAATGGGCCTGGAGgcactggtttgtactgggttatactgggagccactgggagTGAGTTTTGTTGAGTTGCAATGGGTTCAAATGgcactgggaggcactgggaggcactgggagggactgggagggactgggagggggtTTGAGGGGACTGGGACTCACTGGAATGGGCCTGGAGgcactggtttgtactgggttatactgggagtcactggtttatactgggagtcactgggagCGAGTTTTGTTGTGTTACAATGGGTTCAaatggcactgggagggactgggagggactgggagggactttaggagcactgggagggaactgggactCACTGGAATGGATCTGGAGTCACTGGGAGtcactggtttgtactgggttatactgggagtcactggtttgtactgggagtcactgggagCGAGTTTTGTTGTGCTACAATGGGTTCTaatggcactgggagggactgggaggcactgggagggactgggaggcactgggaggcaGTTtaggagcactgggagggactgggactCACTGGAATGGACCTGGAGccactggtttgtactggtttatactgggagtcactgggagTGGATTTGGAGCGGTTCCAATGGGTTCAATGGGGTTTAATGGTactgggagccactgggagggactgggaaggactgggagggaactgggactCACTGGAATGGATCTGGAGTCACTGGGAGtcactggtttgtactggtttatactgggagcaagtctgggggcactgggagccaaAATCAGGGAGTTCCAATGGGGTTTAATGGGactgggagccactgggaggcactgggaggcactgggagggacttTAGGAGCACTGGGAAtcactggtttgtactgggagtcactgggagttactggtttgtactggtttatactgggagtGGATTCGGAGCGGTTCCAGTGGGGTTCAATGGCACTGGGAGTTACTGGGAGTTACTGGGAGGGAATTCAGGAgcactggtttatactgggaatCCCTGGAGCCTTACTGGTTTAACTGGGATTAACTGGGAGCCACTGGGAAGGAACTGGAGCCTTACTGGTGGCTACTGGGAGGGGACCGGTCTGAACTGGTCCAAACTGGTCCTTACTGGTCCAAACTGGTCCAAACTGGTCCAaactggtccgtactggttgCAGGGTGGAGCGCCGGGAGTGGACGCGGCTCAAGGCCAAAGATCGGGGGCCAGGGGCTCAAGGTGAggcccaaaaatccccccaaaaattcccaaaactccccccaaaattcccccccaaaaatttccaaaattcctccaaaaaactcccccaaaatttcctgaaaattctTCTAAgaactccccccaaaaaaacccaaaatgtcccctcaaaaaatcccaaatcccttcAAAACCCgtccaaaaatcccaaaatttccccccaaatccccccagtctctcccaaaaatcccccccaaaaaatcacccgaaaatgccccaaaatcccaaaaatccccccaaaaatccccgaAAATCTCCAGAagtccccaaaaatccccaaacccccccaaaaccccggCTTTCCCGCAGGCCGCGAGGACGCCGTGCTGAGCTACGAGACGGTGACGCAGATGGAAGGTGAATTTTGGGCCGAAATCCCGGAATTTGGGATTTCCCCTCTTGGGGGGGGGGTTCAGGACCCCTGAAagttttgggaatttggggaatttttgggaattttttgggaattttggggtttttcccctccccagttCACTACGCGCGGCCGATCATCATCCTGGGCCCCACCAAGGATCGCGTCAACGACGACCTCCTGTCCGAGTTCCCCGAGAAATTCGGCTCCTGCGTGCCCCGTGAgtcacctggcacacctgggcacacctgggcgcacctgggcacacctgggctcagctgggcacacctgagatacacctgggcacacctgggctcacctgggcacacctgaaatacacctgggggcacctgggggcatcaggaacacacctgggcacacctgagacacatctgagacacacctgggcacacctgggtacacctgggggcatcaggaacacacctgggcacacctgagacacatctgagacacacctgggcacacctgggtacacctgggggcatcaggaacacacctgggcacacctgggggcacctgagatacacctgggcacacctgggcccCATTTATCCCACATTAACCCCACATTTCAGGGGTgttacctgtcccaggtgtgtcccaggtgtgtctcacctgtgtcacctgcagaCACGATGTGGCCCAAGCGCGAGTACGAGGTCGACGGGCGCGATTatcacacctgggcacacctgggcccCAATTATCCCACATTTCACACCCGTTACCTGTCCCAGgcgtgtctcacctgtcccaggtgtgtctcacctgttTCACTCACAGACACGACGCGGCCCAAGCGCGAGTACGAGGTCGACAGGCGCGATTgtcacacctgggacacacccaGCTCACATTTCACACCCATTTCACACCCCttacctgtcccaggtgtgtcccaggtgtgtctcacctgtctcaggtgtgtcACCTGCAGACACGATGCGGCCCAAGCGCGAGTACGAGGTCAATGGCCGCGATTaccacacctgggcacacctgggcccCATTTATCCCACGTTAACCCCACATTTCACACCCgttacctgtcccaggtgtgtctcacctgtgtcacctgtgtcacctgcagaCACGACGTGGCCCAAGCGCGAGTACGAGGTCGACGGGCGCGATTgtcacacctgggacacacccaGCTCACATTTCACACCCATTTCACACCCCTTACCTGTCCCAGGcgtgtcccaggtgtgtctcacctgtgtcacctgtgtcacctgcagaCACGACGCGGCCCAAGCGCGAGTACGAGGTGGACGGGCGCGATTACCACTTCGTGGCCTCGCGGGAGCGGATGGAGAAGGACATCCAGGGACACAAGTTCATCGAGGCAGGGCAGTACAACAGCCACCTGTACGGCACCAGCGTGCAGTCCGTGCGCGAGGTGGCTGAACAGGTAAAtgcacctgggatacacctggatacacctgggatacacctgagatacacctgagatacaccttggatacacctgggcacacctgggatacacctggacacacctgggatacacctgagatacacctgggcacacctggggcgGGGCAGTACAACAGCCACCTGTACGGCACCAGCGTGCAGTCCACGCGCGAGGTGGCTGAACAGGTAaacacacctgggatacacctgggcacacctgggatacacctgggatacacctgagatacacctgggcacacctggggcgGGGCAGTACAACAGCCACCTGTACGGCACCAGCGTGCAGTCCACGCGCGAGGTGGCTGAACAGGTAAAcgcacctgggatacacctgggcacacctgggatacacctgggcatAGCTGGGATACACCtgaacacacctgggcacacctgggatacacctgggcacacctggatacacctgggcacacctgggcacacctggatacacctgggcacacctgggatacacctgggatacacctgggcacacctgggacacacctgagctcacctgtcCTACACCTGCAGGGCAAGCACTGCTTCCTGGATGTGTCTGGGGACACCTGGGTATGGTCTGGGCTTACCTGTGCCTCACGTGGTCACACTTGGGACATACCTGGTCACACCTGTGcctcacctgggacacacctgagctcacctgctcacacctgcagctcacctgggcacacctgagctcacctgctcacacctgcagctcacctgggcacacctgggacacagctgagctcacctgctcacacctgcagctcacctgagcacacctgagctcacctgctCACACCTGTGCCTCACCTGCTCACACCTGAGCTCATCTGctcacacctggggcacacctgggcacacctgtgcctcacctgggcacacctgggcacagctgggctcacCTGTCCCACCCGCAGGGCAAGCACTGCATCCTGGACGTGTCGGCCAACGCCGTGCGGCGGCTCCAGGCGGCGCAGCTGCACCCGATCGCCATCTTCATCCGGCCCAAATCCCTGCAGAACGTGCTGTGAgtcacctggcacacctgggcacacctgggcacacacctgggcatagctggcacacctgggcacacctgggcagtgattctggggggattttgggaggttttggggcTCAGCTGCACCCGATCGCCATCTTCATCCGGCCCAAATCCCTGCAGAACGTGCTGTGagtcacctgggcacacctgggcacacacctgggcacacctgggcacacctgggcagtgattctggggggattttgggaggttttggggcTCAGCTGCACCCGATCGCCATCTTCATCCGGCCCAAATCCCTGCAGAACGTGCTGTGAgtcacctggcacacctgggcacacctgggcataCACCTGGGATGTATCCGGGCACACCTGGTCACACCTGGGCAGCCATTCTGGCTGGAATTTGAGGattttgctgtggtttgggcacagagagggagaaactgaggcaggagggGGCGTGGCCATTTATGTCAAGATGCTAATTTGCATAATGGGTGGGGCTGCAAGCCGAATGGGTGTGGGGATGTGATTGACAGGCAAGAAGTGGGTGTGGTTTTGTGGATGGGCGTGGCCTCGTGAATGAAGCTGTGCTATGGGCGGGGCTTGTGAGGGGTTGTGGGCGTGTCCTGGCAATCCCAGGTGTGCTGGGCGTGGCCGATGGGTGTGGCCAGGGATTTATGAGAAGGTCCCTGGATTTTTTGGCATGTCTCAGGTGGGGTGGGCGTGGCCAGGTGAGGTGGGCGTGTCCCGATCTGGCCCCGCCCACCTCAGGGAGATCTCCAAGCGCGTGAGCGAGGAGCAGGCGCGGAAAGCGTTCGACAGAGCCACCAAACTGGAGCAGGAGTTCACCGAGTGCTTCtcaggtgagacacacctggacacctggggacacctgggcacagctgggcacagctggggacagctgggacacacttgggatacacctggggacagctggggcacacctgggggcacctggggcacacctgggacacacctggggcacacctggacacacctgggcacacctgagaacacacctgggcacagctgggacacacctggggacacctgggacacacctgggcacacctgggggcacctgggcacacctgggcacagctgggagcatcCGAAATCCACCTCAAAGACCCCCAAAATTCACCAAACCcttccaaaattccccaaaatcccctaaaatccctttttttccacctttaaAGATCTCTACCCagcccaaaacccccccaaaatccccaaatttcccctttttcttctaCCTGTAAAAGGTCTCTACCCACctcaaaaatcccttttttttttacgCTCCAGAGGTCTATactcaccccaaacccaaccaaaaccgCCCTAAAAGTCCCCGAAATTCCCCTAAaatccctctttttcctcctccacagATCTCtacccaccccaaacccccaaaaatccccgaAATTCCCCtaaaatccccttttttccaCCCGTAAAGGTCTCTACCCACCTCAAATCTCCCCAAACCCCGCATAAATCCCCTTTTTTTTACCCTCCAAAGGTCTCTacccaccccaaacctccctAAACCCTCCAAAATCCCCGAAATCCCcctaaaatcccttttttttccacccgTAAAGGTCTCTACCCGCCCCAAACCCCCctaaacccccccaaaatccccctaaaatcccttttttttttccctccagggATTCCTatcctccccaaacccccccaaaatccccgaaatccccccaaaatccctttttttttgtgtttcccGCTCCGCAGCCATGGTGGAAGGCGACAGCTTCGAGGAGATTTACCACAAAGTCAAACGAGTCATCGAGGACCTCTCAGGACCTTTCATCTGGGTCCCCGCCCGCGAGCGGCTCTAGGGCCGGGGGGGaacccccccaggaccccccaaaatccacagGAAACGCCCCCCGAAAACCCGCGGGGTTCCCTTCGAGCCCCGCCAGGACCTGCTGGGAATTCCCGGAGCGCTGGGGGaggggttgttggtttttggggtttttttggggttttttttggggcCCTCTCTCcggtggtttttggggggaaacGCCCCCGAATTTGGACTCTTTTTTTGTACATATTTAAGCTCTATATTTGTAACGCCCCGGGGGGGGCCCCGGATcggcccctcccggccccgaaaatttggggagggggggaggggggcttggggagggtgggggaagggtttggggttcaacccccccccccccgggcccctcccccctccccctccctcggcgtgggggaaaaaagggaaggggggggaggggagaTGAGAGTATTTTGCATAGAAATTATGGAATTGTGGGAATAAAGCGATGGAGACGCCGGAGGTTCGGGATTGGgggggggctgggaggggattttggggaggggggaacACCTCGGAGTCtaaattttgggggattttttagggAGATTTTGGGATTGGAAGAGGTCGTTGTGGGGTTAAATGGAGAGTTTGGGGGctcagggggatttggggggttccCGGGTGGCATTTGGGGGGTCCTGAAGGGATCACGGAGGCCGGGGACCCCCCCGGAGTTGgaatttggggagattttggggtcgGAAAGAGGCGTGGGAACGGCCAGGGGAACGATAGCCAATCAGAAGCGAGAGCGCTCGATGGAGGCGTGGCCAAGGCGGTTCGCGAATGGCGGGTGGAATTTGTGAATGAAGGGCGGAGTTTCCGAGTGGAGGGCGGGGTCTATAAATGGCGGGCGGGGTTTATGAATGGCGGGCGGAGTtttcccaccctgtccccaccTCAGCACCCCCCCGCCCTAATTACCGTTAATTACCGtctgtaattaatttaataacGACCAAAAAAGGGAGGGGAGACCCCCTGGAATGGGGGGACCCCAAATTTATTtgaggggggagggaggggcgCTCTGGCCACGCCCATTTCCCATCTTGGGGGGGGCAGCCCCTCCCCCACCTTGGTCcgaggggttttttgggggtcccgggggggaattttggggtcccGGAGGTTTTGGGGGATCCTGGGAAGGTTTTTGGGGGTCCCATAAAAATTTGGGCTCATCCCAGGTGAGATTTTGAGGgtcccagagcacaggaacCACCCCGCAATCCTCTTTTCATcctaaaaaaatctccattttggggtgatttggggcTCCCCGAAAGATTTTGGGGTCCCGGGTGAATTTTTTGGGGTCCCAGGaaggttttggggttcccaCAAAATTTTTGCTGTGATTCCAGGTGAGATTTTGGGGCTCCCAGATCATGGGAAGCACCCTGAAATCCTTTTTAAagcccaaaaaaaatcccagttttggggggattttggggtttttttggggtgctggggattttggggtcactCCTTTTTGGGGCGGGGGTCCCGGGTGCCCCCCAAAAGCAGCACCTGGGCCAGCAGGACCCCGTTGCAGGTGGCCGAGGCCGCGAAGGTCGAGGCCAAAAGGAGATCCCCGGTTTCCTgcaggggaaatttgggggaaatttggggaattttggagCTCTGAGGGAAATTTGGGGAGTCCTGgacagggatttgggggatttgagGGGCTTGTAGGAGGAATCTGGGAgtttaaaaaaggattttggggggaatttcaAGATTTtgaggggaaatttggggattttagggAGAATTTTGGGGTCCCGAGGGAATTTTTCTCGATTtagggggaattttgggggttttaaatGGAGCTGAGGAGGGATTTGAggagaaatttgggattttggtgGATCCTGGGGGGGTTTAAGGGGTCCTGAGGGCATTGGGGCATTTTTTAGGGGGAGTTTTGtgggaaatttgggggatttggggggtcctggaAGGGTTTGGTGGATCCTGACATCAtttaaagggaattttggggggatttggggggtttaaggggaaatttgggggggtTTTAAAGGGACTTCAGAGAGAACTTGGGAATTTTTagttttgggggaattttggggggtcctgggaAAACTTTGTGGAGGTTTGGAgatctgggattttttgggggggtggggatttttgagattttgggtttttttgaggaagGGTCTCCCCGTGAGgggggtgaatttgggggatCCTGAATGAATTTGGGGTGAGTTTgagggggaatttgggggttcTGGGGGGTTTCAGGatccaggatttttttggggtga is a window from the Motacilla alba alba isolate MOTALB_02 unplaced genomic scaffold, Motacilla_alba_V1.0_pri HiC_scaffold_28, whole genome shotgun sequence genome containing:
- the LOC119696440 gene encoding disks large homolog 4-like; this encodes MSPAYSAHLDSELPPQSFLGPEFPPALTPTSPRRFSPGPKELLPDDDVPREPRRIVIPRGSTGLGFNIVGGEDGEGIFISFILAGGPADLSGELRKGDQILSVNGVDLRGATHEQAALALKNAGQSVTIVAQYRPEEYGRFEAKIHDLREQLLSSSLGSGSASLRSDPKRGFYVRALFDYDKAKDVGFLSQALSFRFGDVLHVLDASDEEWWQARLVLPPQQPPDIGFVPSKRRVERREWTRLKAKDRGPGAQGREDAVLSYETVTQMEVHYARPIIILGPTKDRVNDDLLSEFPEKFGSCVPHTTRPKREYEVDGRDYHFVASRERMEKDIQGHKFIEAGQYNSHLYGTSVQSVREVAEQGKHCILDVSANAVRRLQAAQLHPIAIFIRPKSLQNVLEISKRVSEEQARKAFDRATKLEQEFTECFSAMVEGDSFEEIYHKVKRVIEDLSGPFIWVPARERL